A genomic window from Salvelinus namaycush isolate Seneca chromosome 5, SaNama_1.0, whole genome shotgun sequence includes:
- the LOC120048483 gene encoding fibrinogen- and Ig-binding protein-like, which produces MRGVAAMLVLMFCLSGAWAEGESKGGMDQIDQNILFTTIDAVWDELNHLRLMLNNTQKRVEKLENKNTALEARVTDSESQVVELKKGNAALEARMTASESQVDEVKKENAVLEARVTASESQVVELKKENAALEARLTASESQLNDLKGKNADLEARVTASESQVEDLKKQNTGQAALMLSLGSQLTALQSQMAELKKENADQAAELSALENTVTASESQVAELMSKNAALEARVTVSESHVAELKGKNAALEARVTASESQGEELEKVNADQAAELLSLGSRVTTLQSQVAELKKHNAAQAAELSDLKNRLTTSESQGAELKKENAALDTRLTASERQMAELKKENAALEARVTVSESHVAELEKNNAALRTRVTANESKLEELKKENAAQAAELSDLKNRVTTSESQVAELKKKNAALEARLSVAESQVEELRLDRRQVAFSVALTDSGYVGPFQTEITLVYEKVFTNIGNGYDPNSGMFSAPVRGVYYFTFTSMGREPGQKMGVNLVKNGEQMIYNVQDNFHGGYEYMTGAVALELEKDDLVYLRLPKGWGLYDDNCNHNVFTGILLFTTNPAMARLH; this is translated from the exons atgaggggtgttgCAGCTATGCTGGTGCtgatgttctgtctgtctggggcctgggcTGAGGGAGAGAGTAAAGGAGGGATGGATCAGATTGACCAGAACATTCTATTCACTACCATAGATGCTGTCTGGGATGAGCTGAATCACCTGAGACTCATGCTGAACAACACACAGAAACGAGTAGAGAAGTTGGAGAATAAAAACACAG CCCTGGAGGCCAGAGTGACAGACAGTGAGAGCCAGGTGGTGGAACTGAAGAAAGGGAATGCAG CCCTGGAGGCCAGAATGACAGCCAGTGAGAGCCAGGTGGATGAAGTGAAGAAAGAGAATGCAG TCTTGGAGGCCAGAGTGACAGCCAGTGAGAGTCAGGTGGTGGAACTGAAGAAAGAGAATGCAG CCCTGGAGGCCAGATTGACAGCCAGTGAGAGCCAGCTGAATGATCTGAAGGGAAAGAATGCAG ACCTGGAGGCCAGAGTGACAGCCAGTGAGAGCCAGGTGGAAGACTTGAAGAAACAGAATACAG GCCAAGCAGCACTAATGTTATCCTTGGGAAGCCAACTAACAGCCCTTCAGAGCCAGATGGCAGAACTGAAGAAAGAGAATGCAG ATCAAGCAGCAGAACTGTCAGCCCTGGAGAACACAGTGACAGCCAGTGAGAGCCAGGTGGCAGAGCTGATGTCAAAAAATGCAG CCCTGGAGGCCAGAGTGACAGTCAGTGAGAGTCATGTGGCAGAACTGAAGGGAAAGAACGCAG CCCTGGAGGCCAGAGTGACAGCCAGTGAGAGCCAGGGGGAGGAGCTGGAGAAAGTGAATGCAG ACCAAGCAGCTGAACTGTTATCCTTGGGGAGCAGAGTGACAACCCTTCAGAGCCAGGTGGCAGAACTGAAGAAACACAATGCAG CCCAAGCAGCAGAACTGTCAGACTTGAAGAACAGATTGACAACCAGTGAGAGTCAGGGAGCTGAACTGAAGAAAGAAAATGCAG CCCTGGACACCAGATTGACAGCCAGCGAAAGGCAGATGGCAGAACTGAAGAAAGAGAATGCAG CCCTGGAGGCCAGAGTGACAGTCAGTGAGAGCCATGTGGCAGAACTGGAGAAAAATAATGCAG CCTTGAGGACCAGAGTGACAGCCAATGAGAGCAAGCTGGAGGAACTGAAGAAAGAGAATGCAG CCCAAGCAGCAGAACTGTCAGACTTGAAGAACAGAGTGACAACCAGTGAGAGCCAGGTGGCAGAGTTGAAGAAAAAGAATGCAG CCCTGGAGGCAAGATTGAGTGTCGCTGAGAGCCAGGTGGAGGAACTGAGGCTAG ACAGAAGACAGGTGGCCTTTTCTGTTGCTTTGACGGACTCAGGATATGTGGGACCCTTTCAAACTGAGATCACTCTGGTCTATGAAAAAGTCTTCACCAACATCGGCAACGGTTACGACCCAAACTCAG GTATGTTCTCAGCACCAGTGAGAGGAGTCTACTACTTCACATTCACCTCCATGGGCCGAGAGCCTGGACAGAAAATGGGTGTTAACTTGGTCAAAAATGGAGAGCAAATGATATACAACGTCCAGGACAACTTCCATGGTGGTTATGAGTACATGACAGGTGCCGTGGCTCTGGAGCTAGAGAAAGATGATCTGGTGTACTTAAGGCTTCCTAAGGGCTGGGGGCTGTATGATGACAACTGCAACCACAATGTCTTTACTGGCATCCTGCTCTTCACCACCAACCCTGCTATGGCCCGACTCCACTAG